The following coding sequences lie in one Anguilla anguilla isolate fAngAng1 chromosome 14, fAngAng1.pri, whole genome shotgun sequence genomic window:
- the LOC118212446 gene encoding cytochrome b ascorbate-dependent protein 3-like has product MKPVVHFYVTYLLCLIFGVICVICVVHWNSKWRGGFAWDGSALQFNCHPVMMVTGLVVLYGNAAVLYRIPWTWAQEKQSWKLLHAALLFFAMIMCILGLCAAFNFHNTNHIPNLYSLHSWVGISTATLFILQWLLGLAIFILPCSPAACRKLLKPVHIWMGSMIFIMAIASCLTGINEKLIFISQGKTNATQRYSALPSEAVFANTLGVLITAFGLLVLKILFSQRWQRPEDDCNENTPLLPP; this is encoded by the exons ATGAAGCCAGTGGTGCACTTCTATGTAACATATTTGCTCTGCCTGATCTTCGGAGTCATCTGTGTGATATGTGTGGTACATTGGAACTCCAAGTGGCGGGGGGGCTTTGCCTGGGATGGTTCTGCTCTTCAGTTCAACTGCCATCCAGTAATGATGGTGACAGGGCTGGTGGTTCTCTATGGAAATG CTGCAGTGTTATATCGAATTCCCTGGACCTGGGCTCAGGAGAAGCAGTCCTGGAAACTACTGCATGCTGCTTTGTTGTTCTTCGCAATGATAATGTGTATCCTGGGTCTCTGTGCCGCCTTCAACTTCCACAACACAAACCACATCCCAAACCTGTACTCACTGCACAGTTGGGTGGGCATCTCCACTGCAACCCTCTTCATTTTGCAG TGGCTGCTGGGTCTGGCCATCTTCATACTCCCATGCTCCCCAGCGGCTTGCCGCAAGCTTCTGAAGCCTGTGCACATCTGGATGGGCAGCATGATTTTTATCATGGCCATCGCATCCTGCCTCACCGGCATCAATGAGAAGCTCATCTTCATTTC TCAAGGAAAGACCAACGCAACACAGCGCTATTCTGCGCTGCCTTCAGAAGCTGTATTTGCCAATACGCTGGGAGTGTTGATCACAGCCTTTGGACTGTTAGTCCTGAAAATCCTGTTCAGTCAGAGATGGCAGCGGCCAGAGGACGATTGCAATGAAAACACTCCA CTACTACCTCCATAG